CGACCCGCAACAATGAAGGGAAAAGAGCGCTCCCCAGTCAAGCCCAAACGCTCCCGTGGTGGTGAGGACTCGACTTCCCGCGGGGAGCGGAGCAAGAAGTTAGGGGGCTCTGGTGGCAGCAATGGGAGTAGCAGCGGAAAGACCGACAGCGGCGGCGGTTCGCGGCGCAGCCTTCATCTGGACAAGTCCAGCAGCCGAGGTGGCAGCCGCGAGTATGACACTGGTGGGGGCAGCTCCAGTAGCCGCTTGCATAGTTACAGCTCCCCAAGCACCAAAAATTCCTCGGGCGGGGGCGAGTCGCGCAGCAGCTCCCGGGGTGGAGGCGGGGAGTCACGTTCCTCTGGGGCCGCCTCCTCAGCTCCTGGCGGCGGGGACGGCGGGGAATACAAGACACTGAAGATAAGCGAGTTGGGGTCCCAGCTGAGTGACGAAGCGGTGGAGGACGGACTGTTTCACGAGTTCAAACGCTTCGGTGATGTAAGTGTCAAAATCAGTCATCTCTCGGGTTCCGGCAGCGGGGATGAGCGAGTAGCCTTTGTGAACTTCCGGCGGCCAGAGGACGCGCGGGCGGCCAAGCATGCCAGAGGCCGCCTAGTGCTCTATGACCGGCCGCTGAAGATAGAAGCAGTGTATGTGAGCCGGCGCCGCAGCCGCTCCCCTTTAGACAAAGATACTTATCCTCCGTCTGCCAGCGTGGTCGGGGCCTCTGTAGGTGGTCACCGGCACCCCCCTGGAGGCGGTGGAGGCCAGAGATCGCTTTCCCCTGGTGGCGCAGCCCTGGGATACAGAGACTACCGGTTGCAGCAGTTGGCCCTTGGCCGcctgccccctccacctccaccaccattGCCCCGTGAGctggagagagagcgagactACCCGTTTTATGAAAGAGTGCGCCCAGCTTACAGTCTTGAGCCAAGGGTGGGAGCTGGAGCGGGTGCTGCTCCTTTCAGAGAAGTGGATGAGATCTCACCCGAGGATGATCAGCGAGCTAACCGGACGCTTTTCTTGGGCAACTTAGACATCACTGTGACAGAGAGTGATCTAAGAAGGGCTTTTGACCGCTTTGGAGTCATCACAGAAGTAGACATCAAGAGGCCGTCTCGGGGCCAGACCAGTACCTATGGTtttctcaagtttgagaacctaGACATGTCTCACCGGGCCAAACTAGCAATGTCTGGCAAAATTATAATTCGGAATCCTATCAAAATTGGTTATGGAAAAGCTACACCCACCACCCGCCTCTGGGTGGGTGGTCTGGGACCTTGGGTGCCTCTTGCTGCCTTGGCTCGAGAGTTTGACCGATTTGGCACCATCCGCACCATAGACTACCGCAAAGGTGATAGTTGGGCGTATATCCAGTACGAAAGCCTAGATGCAGCTCATGCTGCCTGGACCCACATGCGTGGCTTCCCACTCGGGGGCCCAGATCGACGCCTTAGAGTAGACTTTGCAGACACAGAGCATCGATACCAGCAGCAATATCTGCAGCCTCTGCCTTTGACTCATTATGAATTGGTGACGGATGCTTTTGGACATCGGGCACCTGACCCTTTGAGGGGTGCTCGGGATAGGACACCACCCTTGCTATACAGAGATCGTGATAGAGACCTTTATCCTGATTCTGATTGggtgccacccccgcccccagtccgCGAACGCAGCACTCGGACTGCAGCTACTGCTGTGCCTGCCTATGAGCCACTGGATAGCCTGGATCGCAGGCGAGATGGCTGGTCCTTGGACCGGGACAGAGGTGATCGAGATCTGCCCAGCAGCAGAGACCAGCCTAGGAAGCGAAGGCCACCTGAGGAGAGCGGGGGCCGGCACCTGGAGAGGTCCCCTGAGAGCGACCGTCCCCGAAAGCGTCACTGTGCTCCTTCTCCCGACCGCAGTCCAGAATTGAGCAGTAGCCGGGATCGCTACAACAGTGACAATGATCGATCTTCCCGTCTTCTTCTCTTGGAAAGGCCCTCTCCAGTCAGAGACAGACGAGGTAGTTTGGAGAAGAGCCAGGGTGACAAGCGGGACCGTAAAAACTCTGCATCAGCTGAACGGGATAGGAAGCACCGGACAGCTGCTCCCACTGAGGGAAAAAGCCCTCTGAAAAAAGAAGACCGGTCTGATGGGAGTGCACCCAGCACCAGCACTGCTTCCTCGAAGCTGAAGTCCCCTTCCCAGAAACAGGATGGTGGGACAGCCCCTGCAGCCGCAGCCTCTCCCAAACTCTGTTTGGCCTGGCAGGGCATGCTTCTGTTGAAGAACAGCAACTTTCCTTCCAACATGCATCTGTTGCAGGGTGACCTCCAGGTGGCTAGCAGTCTTCTTGTGGAGGGCTCAACCGGAGGCAAAGTAGCCCAGCTCAAGATCACTCAGCGTCTTCGTTTGGACCAGCCCAAGTTGGATGAAGTAACTCGACGCATCAAAGTGGCAGGGCCCAATGGTTATGCCATTCTTCTGGCTGTGCCTGGAAATTCTGACAGCaggtcctcctcttcctcagccACATCAGACACTGCCACCTCTACTCAGAGGCCACTTAGGAACCTTGTGTCCTATTTAAAGCAAAAGCAGGCCGCTGGGGTGATAAGCCTCCCTGTGGGGGGCAATAAAGACAAGGAAAACACCGGAGTCCTTCACGCTTTTCCACCCTGTGAGTTCTCCCAGCAGTTCCTGGATTCCCCTGCCAAGGCACTGGCCAAATCTGAAGAAGATTACCTGGTCATGATCATTGTCCGTGGTGCGTCCTAAAGTCCATGTGTAACTTGTATTTACTACTTTGACATGGTTCCTGTTTTGTGATGTATAATGGGATACAGCATCAGatgaaattttcttttgaattagtTGTTTAGTTgtagcttttctcttttttatatttttataaaccttTAAAATAGAAGTCAGGACAGTTTAGCTATTATTTTAAGCGAAAGGGATGCCCTGAAGGTAGCAAGCAGATGGGTTTACTTTAATTAGGAGTTCCCACTCTTAGGagtaactttttttcctctttttcttcattttcttttttttttttttcttttttaaccttgagcttaaaaaaaaaaatcctcagagtTACAAGCccaaaattttgaaaagttgGGATTTGGAGAAGAGCCCACTTGACTATATAAAGATGATAATATATACCTAAAAATGGCTTGAATTGGTATTTAGGTTAATAATTCCTATACCAGAAGTGTTATTTGTATGGCTGAAATTTGATCAGGAATCTTCAAAGTACAAACTGGTAAATTGTATAgcaatgtaattattttaatcagGTATTTGagtatttctcttaaaatacacGGTTCATTCCCCGAGTGTCTGCTCTAACACATTTTTATCAGTAGTTAAGTTCTGTATCCCGTATATGCACTTTTGGTTTGTAGCTGTAACTGTTCAGTAAAAATTGAGGAGTAGGTTACAAACCATATATGTCTTATGCTAGTATGCAAGAAGTGGGTAggtgtttttaaaatcagaattcttTGGTTAGTTATTGGTGTGTGGTGGTGTTTTTACTGACTTTCAGAGAGGTATAGCAGGTACAGTTCTAATTTAATTGTGCGTATTTCAAAACTTAAGTGTTTTTCATCAAagatgagtttttgtttttgtatccatgCAAATTTCTGATTTCAATAATAGAAAGAAGAGTTGTCTGCAGGCTCATAAGTCA
The window above is part of the Prionailurus bengalensis isolate Pbe53 chromosome C1, Fcat_Pben_1.1_paternal_pri, whole genome shotgun sequence genome. Proteins encoded here:
- the RBM15 gene encoding RNA-binding protein 15, which codes for MRTVGREPSPRRSPRWRRAVPLCETSAGRRVNHLRGDDLRRPATMKGKERSPVKPKRSRGGEDSTSRGERSKKLGGSGGSNGSSSGKTDSGGGSRRSLHLDKSSSRGGSREYDTGGGSSSSRLHSYSSPSTKNSSGGGESRSSSRGGGGESRSSGAASSAPGGGDGGEYKTLKISELGSQLSDEAVEDGLFHEFKRFGDVSVKISHLSGSGSGDERVAFVNFRRPEDARAAKHARGRLVLYDRPLKIEAVYVSRRRSRSPLDKDTYPPSASVVGASVGGHRHPPGGGGGQRSLSPGGAALGYRDYRLQQLALGRLPPPPPPPLPRELERERDYPFYERVRPAYSLEPRVGAGAGAAPFREVDEISPEDDQRANRTLFLGNLDITVTESDLRRAFDRFGVITEVDIKRPSRGQTSTYGFLKFENLDMSHRAKLAMSGKIIIRNPIKIGYGKATPTTRLWVGGLGPWVPLAALAREFDRFGTIRTIDYRKGDSWAYIQYESLDAAHAAWTHMRGFPLGGPDRRLRVDFADTEHRYQQQYLQPLPLTHYELVTDAFGHRAPDPLRGARDRTPPLLYRDRDRDLYPDSDWVPPPPPVRERSTRTAATAVPAYEPLDSLDRRRDGWSLDRDRGDRDLPSSRDQPRKRRPPEESGGRHLERSPESDRPRKRHCAPSPDRSPELSSSRDRYNSDNDRSSRLLLLERPSPVRDRRGSLEKSQGDKRDRKNSASAERDRKHRTAAPTEGKSPLKKEDRSDGSAPSTSTASSKLKSPSQKQDGGTAPAAAASPKLCLAWQGMLLLKNSNFPSNMHLLQGDLQVASSLLVEGSTGGKVAQLKITQRLRLDQPKLDEVTRRIKVAGPNGYAILLAVPGNSDSRSSSSSATSDTATSTQRPLRNLVSYLKQKQAAGVISLPVGGNKDKENTGVLHAFPPCEFSQQFLDSPAKALAKSEEDYLVMIIVRAKLVNCGLKIWNSKL